TTCCGGCTTTTGGTACTGAAGGTATAACTAGGTTTATATTTCTTAATAATATAGACATAATTTAGAACTATTACTCACTCAAATGTAAATTAATATTTATGGAAACCATAATTTTATAGTGGTTTAATATGCCGCTATCGAATTTACAAGCTAGTCAAAACGAGTTTTGAAGTAAATTTACGCAAATCCGATTTTCAATGAGTGACAAGAGCGAAAGTTATAAAGTTATTAGTGACAACCGTCAAGCCCGTTTTTTGTATGAAATCCTGGAAACCTATGAAGCTGGAATTCAGTTGACAGGAACCGAAGTCAAGTCAATCCGTGCAGGTAAAGTTAATCTCCAAGATGGTTATGCTTTGATTCGTGATGGTCAAGCATGGCTAATCAATGTGCATATCTCCCCTTATAACGCCAGCGGACAATATTTTAACCATGAACCGCGACGTACACGCAAGCTGTTACTGCATCGTCAGGAAATCCGTAAGTTAATTGGCAAAGTAGAGCAGCAGGGCTTGACATTAGTACCTTTGAAGATGTATTTCAAACAAGGTTGGGTGAAAGTGAGTATAGCCCTTGGCAAAGGTAAAAAGCTCCATGACAAGCGAGAAGACTTAAAACGACGCCAAGACCAACGCGATATTCAAAGAGCAATGAAAAATTATTAGGGAAC
Above is a window of Nostoc sp. UHCC 0702 DNA encoding:
- the smpB gene encoding SsrA-binding protein SmpB, which produces MSDKSESYKVISDNRQARFLYEILETYEAGIQLTGTEVKSIRAGKVNLQDGYALIRDGQAWLINVHISPYNASGQYFNHEPRRTRKLLLHRQEIRKLIGKVEQQGLTLVPLKMYFKQGWVKVSIALGKGKKLHDKREDLKRRQDQRDIQRAMKNY